One region of Camelus bactrianus isolate YW-2024 breed Bactrian camel chromosome 22, ASM4877302v1, whole genome shotgun sequence genomic DNA includes:
- the DDA1 gene encoding DET1- and DDB1-associated protein 1, producing MADFLKGLPVYNKSNFSRFHADSVCKASNRRPSVYLPTREYPSEQIIVTEKTNILLRYLHQQWDKKNAAKKRDQEQVDLEGESSAPPRKVARTDSPDMHEDT from the exons ATG GCAGATTTTTTGAAAGGACTGCCTGTCTACAACAAAAGCAATTTTAGTCGATTTCATGCCGACTCTGTATGCAAAGCCTCG AACCGACGTCCCTCAGTCTACTTGCCCACTCGGGAGTACCCATCCGAACAGA TCATTgtgacagaaaaaacaaatattcttttgCGCTACCTACATCAGCAATGGGACAAAAAG AATGCCGCCAAGAAGAGAGACCAGGAGCAAGTGGACCTCGAAGGCGAGAGCTCGGCACCCCCCCGCAAGGTCGCCCGGACCGACAGCCCAGACATGCACGAGGACACTTAA
- the MRPL34 gene encoding large ribosomal subunit protein bL34m, producing the protein MHAHAEEVPFAYHLLVHTPLWAQTLSSEVYSADVELQLPEAPAACVLRCRRNYVAQKSSFRTAEPTGFGKVAAGQRDTQLDMAFFVRSVGRLLGPVSRSAALLGDRWLQPRAWLGLPDAWGHPAMQQTRGKARGNEYQPSNIKRKHKHGWIRRLSTPAGVQVILRRMHKGRKSLSH; encoded by the exons ATGCACGCGCATGCGGAGGAGGTGCCCTTCGCCTACCACTTGCTGGTCCACACACCTCTGTGGGCACAGACGCTCTCGTCTGAAGTATACAGTGCAGACGTAGAACTACAACTTCCGGAGGCCCCCGCGGCATGCGTGCTCCGCTGTAGGAGAAACTACGTTGCCCAGAAGTCCTCATTCCGCACTGCGGAACCTACCGGCTTTGGAAAAGTGGCCGCGGGACAACGTGACACGCAGTTGGACATGGCTTTCTTTGTCAGATCTGTGGGTCGCCTGTTGGGCCCCGTCAGTAGGTCAGCGGCGCTACTGGGTGACAG GTGGCTCCAGCCCCGGGCCTGGCTGGGTCTTCCCGACGCTTGGGGACACCCCGCCATGCAGCAGACCCGGGGCAAGGCGCGCGGGAACGAGTATCAGCCGAGTAACATCAAACGCAAGCACAAGCACGGTTGGATACGGCGTTTGAGCACGCCAGCTGGCGTCCAGGTCATTCTTCGCCGCATGCACAAGGGCCGCAAATCATTGAGCCATTGA